Proteins encoded by one window of Salvia splendens isolate huo1 chromosome 7, SspV2, whole genome shotgun sequence:
- the LOC121810512 gene encoding LOW QUALITY PROTEIN: integrator complex subunit 3 homolog (The sequence of the model RefSeq protein was modified relative to this genomic sequence to represent the inferred CDS: inserted 2 bases in 1 codon): MTSKLTVRLPYEAESSLEITLRQTFYCLEPQLRPHFPLTIPTQEQYSLLNKAILYAILSEPHLRKIHINHLHGVITDGYGYFTSILVIIVNDIYGKLLLGILVRRICGCYEMVTLFSRKWDCLLQEGSSGLTAALYVSLXVPSDHCRVSISNAPMFESLIKLEKDFCVNMLREKFGLCLRIGRDLVRLLQDLVHVPEFRVIWRDLLYAPSVFGVGIIQRWAVIGWLLKSSMKNYITSNMKLALFYDWLFFTNIEPALLLMVHSIPEYIDITNSLFEFLFLLLDNYDLERKEIVLRGISSSLHTLLRKGVVGSLEVLTRCDKISLNLKERLAELLSGYSGFVDNSRIPTSQML, encoded by the exons ATGACGTCAAAATTAACGGTAAGACTGCCTTACGAGGCGGAGAGCTCGCTCGAGATCACACTACGCCAGACATTCTATTGTCTCGAGCCTCAGCTTAGGCCCCATTTTCCTCTCACCATCCCAACTCAAGAACAGTACTCGCTGCTCAACAAAGCCATTCTCTACGCTATCTTATCCGAACCCCACCTCCGTAAAATCCACATTAATCATTTACACGGTGTTATAACTGATGGATACGGCTACTTCACCAGCATTCTTGTTATAATTGTCAATGATATATATGGGAA ATTGTTGCTGGGGATTCTAGTGAGGAGAATCTGTGGGTGTTACGAAATGGTCACCCTTTTCTCCAGAAAATGGGATTGCCTTCTTCAAGAAGGCTCATCGGGTTTGACTGCTGCTTTGTATGTGTCTCT AGTGCCGTCTGATCACTGCAGGGTATCGATATCGAATGCTCCAATGTTTGAATCTTTAATCAAATTGGAGAAGGATTTTTGTGTGAATATGTTAAGGGAGAAATTCGGCTTGTGTTTGAGGATTGGGAGGGATCTTGTTAGGCTTTTGCAGGATTTGGTTCATGTTCCGGAGTTTCGGGTCATATGGAGGGACTTGTTGTATGCACCTAGCGTTTTTGGAGTTG GTATCATCCAGAGATGGGCTGTGATAGGTTGGCTACTGAAGTCCAGCATGAAAAACTACATTACCTCAAATATGAAGCTTGCATTATTTTATGATTGGCTCTTCTTTACAAATATCGAGCCTGCACTTTTGTTGATGGTGCATTCTATCCCTGAATATATTGACATTACAAATTCTCTGTTTGAGTTTCTGTTTCTTTTATTGGATAACTATGATCTTGAGAGGAAGGAGATTGTGCTTCGTGGAATTTCATCTTCTTTGCATACACTTCTTAGGAAAGGCGTTGTTGGGTCGTTAGAAGTGTTAACTAGATGTGATAAGATTTCTCTGAATCTTAAGGAAAGACTTGCAGAATTGCTCTCGGGGTATTCTGGCTTTGTAGATAATTCCAGAATACCTACTTCTCAGATGCTGTAG
- the LOC121810513 gene encoding uncharacterized protein LOC121810513: protein MEMEQEMDEEMEQELFEVEDQFQEPEEYPEAVQFPEAEPPQEAEFGQGPRASLSLSSQEKNLIVQFLQQQCRAGALPHGSLTEAATKFRVHPRTASRLWRIATHQIEQGQPVVMKGKASCYSKKKRKLAIKMEVSKSTAGRWVKGNKIRPHTYAIKPALTDVNKISRMRWSLSHIQPTISEGKLLYHAMHNIVHIDEKWFYMTKASDRYYMLPNEDEPYRSCKSKRSITKVMFMCAVSRPMFGSDGQPIFDGKIGIFPFTQQVPAKRKSKNRPRGTLETKFIPSVNKEAMRQCLLNQASKHSITNHAQIITTIKAKWPANASMEIYIQQDNAKPHLKSSDLQFEAIASTDGFKFHLISQPANSPDTNVLDLGFFRAIQSLQDDKLATNIDELLANVCSSFEEITPQTLNKVFLTLQSCLSKILEVHGGNNYKIPHLNKYRLSRIVGLPTSLEVEANLVRDSLEYLLLPQNDVGGSYEIGHLSNVLG, encoded by the exons ATGGAGATGGAACAAGAGATGGATGAAGAGATGGAGCAGGAGCTGTTCGAAGTGGAAGATCAGTTTCAAGAGCCAGAGGAGTATCCAGAGGCAGTGCAGTTTCCAGAGGCAGAGCCTCCTCAAGAGGCAGAGTTTGGCCAAGGGCCGAGGGCCTCTCTGAGTTTGAGCAGCCAAGAGAAAAACCTTATTGTGCAGTTCCTTCAACAGCAATGCCGTGCTGGAGCGCTTCCACATGGTTCACTCACAGAAGCTGCAACAAAATTCAGAGTGCATCCAAGGACAGCCAGCCGCTTATGGAGGATAGCCACTCATCAAATTGAACAAGGACAACCTGTTGTCATGAAAGGCAAAGCATCAtgttatagtaaaaaaaaaag AAAACTTGCTATTAAGATGGAAGTTAGCAAGTCCACAGCTGGCAGATGGGTGAAGGGAAACAAGATAAGACCACATACATATGCCATCAAACCTGCActcactgatgtgaacaaaatttCAAGAATGAGATGGAGTCTTAGTCATATTCAGCCAACCATATCTGAAGGTAAGCTTCTCTATCATGCAATGCACAACATTGTTCACATTGATGAGAAATGGTTCTACATGACAAAGGCTTCAGACAGATACTACATGTTGCCGAATGAGGATGAGCCTTACAGGTCTTGTAAGTCAAAAAGATCCATCACTAAAGTGATGTTCATGTGTGCTGTCAGTAGGCCAATGTTTGGCAGTGATGGGCAGCCCATCTTTGATGGTAAAATAGGCATATTTCCATTCACACAACAAGTTCCAGCCAAAAGGAAGTCAAAGAATAGGCCAAGAGGGACACTAGAGACAAAGTTTATCCCATCAGTTAACAAAGAAGCCATGAGACAATGCCTCCTTAATCAG GCATCTAAGCATTCAATCACAAATCATGCTCAGATTATAACAACAATCAAGGCTAAGTGGCCAGCCAATGCAAGCATGGAGATATACATCCAACAAGATAATGCCAAACCCCACTTGAAATCCTCTGACTTACAATTTGAGGCTATTGCAAGTACAGATGGTTTTAAATTCCATCTAATTAGCCAACCAGCCAACTCCCCAGATACTAATGTGCTGGACCTTGGCTTTTTTAGGGCCATACAGTCACTGCAAGATGACAAACTAGCCACCAATATAGATGAATTGTTGGCAAATGTTTGTAGTTCTTTTGAGGAAATCACACCACAAACTCTGAACAAGGTTTTCCTAACATTGCAAAGCTGTTTAAGCAAGATCCTAGAAGTCCATGGGGGCAACAACTACAAAATACCCCACTTGAACAAATATAGGTTGAGTAGGATAGTGGGGCTGCCTACCTCACTTGAGGTTGAAGCGAATCTGGTTAGGGACAGCTTGGAGTATCTACTACTCCCTCAGAATGATGTGGGTGGCTCATATGAAATAGGACATCTAAGCAATGTGTTAGGGTAG
- the LOC121742413 gene encoding folylpolyglutamate synthase-like isoform X2, translating into MSQDKDEIGSVNPYDDAMDALSSLITKRSRADKSNNGDRFDILFDYIKGSTCTFTESILRICGFHTGLFTSPHLIDVRERFRLDGSDICEEKFLEYFWWCWDRLKERTSEEVPMPTYFRFLALLAFKIFAAEQVDVVILEVGLGGKFDATNVVESPVVCGIASLGYDHMEILGNTLGQIAVEKAGIFKSGVPAFTVPQPEEAMAVLVQKASELGVNLQEADPLHPSDLHLGLEGEHQYINAGLAVALCSTWLQRTGHVGMNNLNQNTPLPEKFIRGLATASLQGRAQIVPDHLIESESPGDLVFYLDGAHSPESMDACAKWFCLATKEDRSPSYNQSYNDAKGSHKSGKNPIQILLFNCMAVRDPQLLLPRLTNACAIHGVHFKKALFVPNTSVYYKVGTALPTDDAQVDVSWQMTLQKVWESLIVRGKGRDPENAELACNDDTAISENSTVFTSLPLAINWLRDSIRKNQSVRFQVLVTGSLHLVGDSLRLIK; encoded by the exons ATGTCGCAAG ATAAAGATGAAATTGGATCAGTAAATCCATACGATGACGCAATGGATGCTCTGTCTTCACTGATAACAAAGCGCAGCCGCGCAGATAAGAGCAACAATGGGGATCGATTTGACATATTGTTTGATTACATTAAG GGGTCAACTTGCACTTTCACAGAATCTATTCTGCGTATCTGTGGCTTCCATACTGGGCTCTTCACATCTCCTCACCTTATTGATGTTCGAGAAAGATTTAGGCTGGACGG TTCAGATATTTGTGAAGAGAAGTTTCTGGAATACTTTTGGTGGTGTTGGGATCGACTAAAG GAAAGAACCTCCGAGGAGGTACCTATGCCAACATATTTCCGTTTCCTTGCCTTGCTCGCCTTTAAGATATTTGCAGCCGAGCAG GTCGATGTTGTCATTTTGGAAGTTGGTTTAGGTGGAAAATTTGATGCTACAAATGTG GTTGAAAGTCCTGTTGTCTGTGGCATAGCATCCCTAGGGTATGACCACATGGAAATTCTTG GAAATACCTTAGGACAAATAGCTGTGGAAAAGGCAGGAATCTTCAAG AGTGGTGTTCCAGCTTTTACCGTACCACAACCTGAAGAAGCAATGGCCGTTCTTGTGCAGAAGGCCTCAGAGCTCGGT GTAAATCTTCAAGAAGCTGATCCTTTGCATCCAAGTGACCTGCATCTTGGGCTTGAGGGTGAGCACCAATACATAAATGCAGGACTTGCAGTTGCATTATGCTCAACTTGGCTTCAGAGGACAGGACATGTTGGAATGAATAACTTGAACCAGAAT ACCCCTCTACCTGAGAAATTCATTAGAGGGCTTGCGACAGCTTCTTTGCAAGGACGTGCACAAATTGTCCCTGATCATCTCATTGAGAGTGAGAGCCCAGGAGATCTTGTCTTCTATTTGGATGGTGCCCACAGCCCTGAAAGTATGGACGCATGTGCGAAATGGTTTTGTCTAGCAACCAAAGAAGATCGTAGCCCTTCATATAACCAGTCTTACAATGACGCTAAAGGATCACATAAATCTGGAAAGAATCCTATTCAG ATTCTGTTGTTCAATTGTATGGCAGTGAGAGACCCTCAGTTGCTTCTTCCACGCTTGACAAATGCATGCGCTATCCATG GAGTCCACTTCAAGAAGGCCTTATTTGTTCCAAACACATCAGTGTATTACAAAGTGGGCACTGCTTTACCTACTGATGATGCTCAAGTTGATGTATCATGGCAGATGACGCTTCAAAAAGTATGGGAAAGTCTCATTGTTCGGGGAAAAG GTAGAGATCCCGAAAATGCAGAATTAGCATGCAATGATGATACTGCGATCTCGGAGAACAGCACAGTTT
- the LOC121742413 gene encoding folylpolyglutamate synthase-like isoform X1: MSQDKDEIGSVNPYDDAMDALSSLITKRSRADKSNNGDRFDILFDYIKMLELEGPIKQMKVIHVAGTKGKGSTCTFTESILRICGFHTGLFTSPHLIDVRERFRLDGSDICEEKFLEYFWWCWDRLKERTSEEVPMPTYFRFLALLAFKIFAAEQVDVVILEVGLGGKFDATNVVESPVVCGIASLGYDHMEILGNTLGQIAVEKAGIFKSGVPAFTVPQPEEAMAVLVQKASELGVNLQEADPLHPSDLHLGLEGEHQYINAGLAVALCSTWLQRTGHVGMNNLNQNTPLPEKFIRGLATASLQGRAQIVPDHLIESESPGDLVFYLDGAHSPESMDACAKWFCLATKEDRSPSYNQSYNDAKGSHKSGKNPIQILLFNCMAVRDPQLLLPRLTNACAIHGVHFKKALFVPNTSVYYKVGTALPTDDAQVDVSWQMTLQKVWESLIVRGKGRDPENAELACNDDTAISENSTVFTSLPLAINWLRDSIRKNQSVRFQVLVTGSLHLVGDSLRLIK, encoded by the exons ATGTCGCAAG ATAAAGATGAAATTGGATCAGTAAATCCATACGATGACGCAATGGATGCTCTGTCTTCACTGATAACAAAGCGCAGCCGCGCAGATAAGAGCAACAATGGGGATCGATTTGACATATTGTTTGATTACATTAAG ATGCTTGAGCTAGAGGGGCCAATTAAACAGATGAAAGTTATTCACGTGGCAGGCACCAAAGGAAAG GGGTCAACTTGCACTTTCACAGAATCTATTCTGCGTATCTGTGGCTTCCATACTGGGCTCTTCACATCTCCTCACCTTATTGATGTTCGAGAAAGATTTAGGCTGGACGG TTCAGATATTTGTGAAGAGAAGTTTCTGGAATACTTTTGGTGGTGTTGGGATCGACTAAAG GAAAGAACCTCCGAGGAGGTACCTATGCCAACATATTTCCGTTTCCTTGCCTTGCTCGCCTTTAAGATATTTGCAGCCGAGCAG GTCGATGTTGTCATTTTGGAAGTTGGTTTAGGTGGAAAATTTGATGCTACAAATGTG GTTGAAAGTCCTGTTGTCTGTGGCATAGCATCCCTAGGGTATGACCACATGGAAATTCTTG GAAATACCTTAGGACAAATAGCTGTGGAAAAGGCAGGAATCTTCAAG AGTGGTGTTCCAGCTTTTACCGTACCACAACCTGAAGAAGCAATGGCCGTTCTTGTGCAGAAGGCCTCAGAGCTCGGT GTAAATCTTCAAGAAGCTGATCCTTTGCATCCAAGTGACCTGCATCTTGGGCTTGAGGGTGAGCACCAATACATAAATGCAGGACTTGCAGTTGCATTATGCTCAACTTGGCTTCAGAGGACAGGACATGTTGGAATGAATAACTTGAACCAGAAT ACCCCTCTACCTGAGAAATTCATTAGAGGGCTTGCGACAGCTTCTTTGCAAGGACGTGCACAAATTGTCCCTGATCATCTCATTGAGAGTGAGAGCCCAGGAGATCTTGTCTTCTATTTGGATGGTGCCCACAGCCCTGAAAGTATGGACGCATGTGCGAAATGGTTTTGTCTAGCAACCAAAGAAGATCGTAGCCCTTCATATAACCAGTCTTACAATGACGCTAAAGGATCACATAAATCTGGAAAGAATCCTATTCAG ATTCTGTTGTTCAATTGTATGGCAGTGAGAGACCCTCAGTTGCTTCTTCCACGCTTGACAAATGCATGCGCTATCCATG GAGTCCACTTCAAGAAGGCCTTATTTGTTCCAAACACATCAGTGTATTACAAAGTGGGCACTGCTTTACCTACTGATGATGCTCAAGTTGATGTATCATGGCAGATGACGCTTCAAAAAGTATGGGAAAGTCTCATTGTTCGGGGAAAAG GTAGAGATCCCGAAAATGCAGAATTAGCATGCAATGATGATACTGCGATCTCGGAGAACAGCACAGTTT
- the LOC121742413 gene encoding folylpolyglutamate synthase-like isoform X3 has product MGIDLTYCLITLRGQLALSQNLFCVSVASILGSSHLLTLLMFEKDLGWTDICEEKFLEYFWWCWDRLKERTSEEVPMPTYFRFLALLAFKIFAAEQVDVVILEVGLGGKFDATNVVESPVVCGIASLGYDHMEILGNTLGQIAVEKAGIFKSGVPAFTVPQPEEAMAVLVQKASELGVNLQEADPLHPSDLHLGLEGEHQYINAGLAVALCSTWLQRTGHVGMNNLNQNTPLPEKFIRGLATASLQGRAQIVPDHLIESESPGDLVFYLDGAHSPESMDACAKWFCLATKEDRSPSYNQSYNDAKGSHKSGKNPIQILLFNCMAVRDPQLLLPRLTNACAIHGVHFKKALFVPNTSVYYKVGTALPTDDAQVDVSWQMTLQKVWESLIVRGKGRDPENAELACNDDTAISENSTVFTSLPLAINWLRDSIRKNQSVRFQVLVTGSLHLVGDSLRLIK; this is encoded by the exons ATGGGGATCGATTTGACATATTGTTTGATTACATTAAG GGGTCAACTTGCACTTTCACAGAATCTATTCTGCGTATCTGTGGCTTCCATACTGGGCTCTTCACATCTCCTCACCTTATTGATGTTCGAGAAAGATTTAGGCTGGACGG ATATTTGTGAAGAGAAGTTTCTGGAATACTTTTGGTGGTGTTGGGATCGACTAAAG GAAAGAACCTCCGAGGAGGTACCTATGCCAACATATTTCCGTTTCCTTGCCTTGCTCGCCTTTAAGATATTTGCAGCCGAGCAG GTCGATGTTGTCATTTTGGAAGTTGGTTTAGGTGGAAAATTTGATGCTACAAATGTG GTTGAAAGTCCTGTTGTCTGTGGCATAGCATCCCTAGGGTATGACCACATGGAAATTCTTG GAAATACCTTAGGACAAATAGCTGTGGAAAAGGCAGGAATCTTCAAG AGTGGTGTTCCAGCTTTTACCGTACCACAACCTGAAGAAGCAATGGCCGTTCTTGTGCAGAAGGCCTCAGAGCTCGGT GTAAATCTTCAAGAAGCTGATCCTTTGCATCCAAGTGACCTGCATCTTGGGCTTGAGGGTGAGCACCAATACATAAATGCAGGACTTGCAGTTGCATTATGCTCAACTTGGCTTCAGAGGACAGGACATGTTGGAATGAATAACTTGAACCAGAAT ACCCCTCTACCTGAGAAATTCATTAGAGGGCTTGCGACAGCTTCTTTGCAAGGACGTGCACAAATTGTCCCTGATCATCTCATTGAGAGTGAGAGCCCAGGAGATCTTGTCTTCTATTTGGATGGTGCCCACAGCCCTGAAAGTATGGACGCATGTGCGAAATGGTTTTGTCTAGCAACCAAAGAAGATCGTAGCCCTTCATATAACCAGTCTTACAATGACGCTAAAGGATCACATAAATCTGGAAAGAATCCTATTCAG ATTCTGTTGTTCAATTGTATGGCAGTGAGAGACCCTCAGTTGCTTCTTCCACGCTTGACAAATGCATGCGCTATCCATG GAGTCCACTTCAAGAAGGCCTTATTTGTTCCAAACACATCAGTGTATTACAAAGTGGGCACTGCTTTACCTACTGATGATGCTCAAGTTGATGTATCATGGCAGATGACGCTTCAAAAAGTATGGGAAAGTCTCATTGTTCGGGGAAAAG GTAGAGATCCCGAAAATGCAGAATTAGCATGCAATGATGATACTGCGATCTCGGAGAACAGCACAGTTT
- the LOC121742413 gene encoding folylpolyglutamate synthase-like isoform X4, which translates to MFEKDLGWTDICEEKFLEYFWWCWDRLKERTSEEVPMPTYFRFLALLAFKIFAAEQVDVVILEVGLGGKFDATNVVESPVVCGIASLGYDHMEILGNTLGQIAVEKAGIFKSGVPAFTVPQPEEAMAVLVQKASELGVNLQEADPLHPSDLHLGLEGEHQYINAGLAVALCSTWLQRTGHVGMNNLNQNTPLPEKFIRGLATASLQGRAQIVPDHLIESESPGDLVFYLDGAHSPESMDACAKWFCLATKEDRSPSYNQSYNDAKGSHKSGKNPIQILLFNCMAVRDPQLLLPRLTNACAIHGVHFKKALFVPNTSVYYKVGTALPTDDAQVDVSWQMTLQKVWESLIVRGKGRDPENAELACNDDTAISENSTVFTSLPLAINWLRDSIRKNQSVRFQVLVTGSLHLVGDSLRLIK; encoded by the exons ATGTTCGAGAAAGATTTAGGCTGGACGG ATATTTGTGAAGAGAAGTTTCTGGAATACTTTTGGTGGTGTTGGGATCGACTAAAG GAAAGAACCTCCGAGGAGGTACCTATGCCAACATATTTCCGTTTCCTTGCCTTGCTCGCCTTTAAGATATTTGCAGCCGAGCAG GTCGATGTTGTCATTTTGGAAGTTGGTTTAGGTGGAAAATTTGATGCTACAAATGTG GTTGAAAGTCCTGTTGTCTGTGGCATAGCATCCCTAGGGTATGACCACATGGAAATTCTTG GAAATACCTTAGGACAAATAGCTGTGGAAAAGGCAGGAATCTTCAAG AGTGGTGTTCCAGCTTTTACCGTACCACAACCTGAAGAAGCAATGGCCGTTCTTGTGCAGAAGGCCTCAGAGCTCGGT GTAAATCTTCAAGAAGCTGATCCTTTGCATCCAAGTGACCTGCATCTTGGGCTTGAGGGTGAGCACCAATACATAAATGCAGGACTTGCAGTTGCATTATGCTCAACTTGGCTTCAGAGGACAGGACATGTTGGAATGAATAACTTGAACCAGAAT ACCCCTCTACCTGAGAAATTCATTAGAGGGCTTGCGACAGCTTCTTTGCAAGGACGTGCACAAATTGTCCCTGATCATCTCATTGAGAGTGAGAGCCCAGGAGATCTTGTCTTCTATTTGGATGGTGCCCACAGCCCTGAAAGTATGGACGCATGTGCGAAATGGTTTTGTCTAGCAACCAAAGAAGATCGTAGCCCTTCATATAACCAGTCTTACAATGACGCTAAAGGATCACATAAATCTGGAAAGAATCCTATTCAG ATTCTGTTGTTCAATTGTATGGCAGTGAGAGACCCTCAGTTGCTTCTTCCACGCTTGACAAATGCATGCGCTATCCATG GAGTCCACTTCAAGAAGGCCTTATTTGTTCCAAACACATCAGTGTATTACAAAGTGGGCACTGCTTTACCTACTGATGATGCTCAAGTTGATGTATCATGGCAGATGACGCTTCAAAAAGTATGGGAAAGTCTCATTGTTCGGGGAAAAG GTAGAGATCCCGAAAATGCAGAATTAGCATGCAATGATGATACTGCGATCTCGGAGAACAGCACAGTTT